The Gemmatimonadota bacterium genome has a segment encoding these proteins:
- a CDS encoding sulfatase — MAKQNVILFGIDSLWSDHMSCYGYNRLTTPHIDKFATQGVLFENTFSAHIPTTPAYASMLTGMDCFSTDVVALRHRGGLTEDVTTLPEILSGEGYETVCVGFTGNPSSRGFDEYVNFRAWGSWDERPLRKAELLNEVTLPELERLAAGDKPFFLFLRHMDPHAPYLPPPPYDSMFYSKDPCDPSKTTMEPVKAFKPFRDFHLSWMPPGITDADFVVAQYDGEIAYMDACIQHLLTRVDELGLRDNTLVVINGDHGETLDEHDCYFDHHGMYECTLKVPLAMRLPGQLPEGVRVKGYNQHKDLTPTILELLDIKTDIAFDGRSLIPMIEGKRHTHESEFYITECTWMRKHGWRTPEWKLIVALEPDFHFKPEVELYNLIQDPGETTNLADQEPEMVALLRGRMEAYIAKREKEVGHTNPMYTNLNWHGRKNYDGPFKSSEDAYNNMHIGSASQAARLQAGNKKVEGTVAKKK; from the coding sequence ATGGCAAAACAGAATGTAATCTTATTTGGAATCGACAGTTTGTGGTCGGATCACATGAGTTGTTATGGTTATAATCGGCTCACAACGCCGCACATCGACAAATTTGCCACACAGGGCGTCTTGTTCGAAAACACATTTAGCGCGCATATCCCCACCACACCGGCTTATGCGTCAATGCTCACGGGCATGGATTGTTTTTCGACTGATGTCGTGGCACTGCGCCACCGCGGCGGGTTGACAGAAGATGTCACCACCTTGCCCGAAATTTTAAGCGGAGAAGGCTATGAAACCGTGTGTGTGGGCTTTACGGGAAATCCGAGTTCTCGCGGCTTTGACGAATATGTGAACTTTAGAGCCTGGGGAAGTTGGGACGAACGTCCGCTGCGCAAAGCCGAATTGCTCAACGAAGTGACATTGCCCGAATTGGAACGCCTGGCTGCGGGCGACAAACCGTTTTTCCTATTTTTGCGACACATGGATCCGCACGCGCCCTATTTGCCGCCGCCACCGTACGATTCGATGTTCTACAGCAAAGACCCGTGCGACCCGTCCAAAACCACCATGGAACCGGTAAAAGCATTCAAGCCATTTCGAGATTTCCATTTGAGCTGGATGCCACCAGGCATTACCGACGCCGATTTTGTGGTGGCGCAATACGACGGTGAAATCGCCTATATGGACGCGTGTATCCAGCACCTGCTCACCCGTGTTGATGAACTGGGCCTGAGAGATAATACCCTCGTCGTAATCAACGGCGACCACGGCGAGACCCTCGACGAGCACGATTGTTATTTTGATCACCACGGGATGTATGAATGCACCTTGAAAGTACCCCTCGCAATGCGCCTGCCCGGGCAATTGCCCGAAGGCGTGCGCGTAAAGGGCTACAATCAGCACAAAGATCTGACACCGACGATCCTGGAACTCTTAGACATAAAAACAGACATCGCATTTGACGGACGCAGCTTGATTCCGATGATTGAGGGAAAACGCCACACGCACGAATCGGAATTTTATATCACCGAGTGTACATGGATGCGAAAACACGGCTGGCGCACCCCCGAGTGGAAGCTGATCGTGGCACTGGAACCCGACTTCCATTTTAAGCCCGAAGTGGAACTTTACAATCTGATTCAGGACCCGGGCGAAACCACGAATTTGGCAGATCAGGAACCCGAAATGGTCGCCCTGTTGCGCGGGCGAATGGAAGCCTATATTGCCAAACGCGAAAAAGAAGTGGGGCATACCAATCCCATGTACACAAACCTGAACTGGCACGGCCGCAAGAATTATGACGGACCTTTCAAATCCTCAGAAGATGCGTATAACAACATGCACATCGGCTCTGCCAGCCAGGCCGCGCGGTTGCAGGCGGGAAATAAAAAGGTGGAAGGGACGGTTGCCAAAAAGAAATAA
- a CDS encoding sugar phosphate isomerase/epimerase, producing the protein MMIRLGTMTSVCPDWSIEQVIDGMQRHGFEGLEPRAGWGHASGFELDMSAADRDAARAKMEDAGLKISCVATGAKFAAEDPADLDKSIAEANAAIDLAADLGAGLIRTFGGARGKGEVFWMVNRTAEAYKRVMDHAAERGVIVMMETHDEWCVSTQVRAVVEKVNHPNLGVLWDLMHTQRYMERPEETMQTIGAMAKHLHAHDGRYDTENGKIATVGLGEGDLDYVTPLKLLHDAGFDGFFSVEVIHKPGSDHDADATLKAYGDGFRKIVANF; encoded by the coding sequence ATGATGATTCGGTTGGGAACAATGACGAGTGTGTGTCCGGATTGGTCTATCGAGCAGGTCATCGATGGAATGCAGCGCCATGGATTCGAAGGATTGGAACCCCGCGCGGGATGGGGACACGCCTCGGGTTTTGAACTGGACATGTCTGCGGCTGACCGAGATGCAGCCCGGGCGAAAATGGAAGATGCCGGACTAAAAATATCCTGCGTAGCTACCGGGGCAAAATTTGCCGCAGAAGATCCAGCAGACCTGGACAAATCCATCGCCGAGGCCAACGCCGCAATAGATCTCGCGGCCGATCTGGGTGCCGGATTGATTCGCACATTTGGCGGCGCGCGCGGTAAAGGCGAAGTATTCTGGATGGTGAACCGCACCGCAGAAGCATACAAGCGCGTAATGGATCACGCGGCCGAACGCGGCGTCATTGTCATGATGGAAACACACGACGAATGGTGTGTCTCGACCCAGGTGCGCGCAGTGGTAGAAAAGGTAAATCACCCCAACCTTGGCGTCTTGTGGGACCTCATGCACACGCAGCGCTATATGGAGCGACCAGAAGAAACCATGCAGACAATTGGCGCAATGGCCAAACACCTGCACGCACACGACGGGCGTTATGACACCGAAAATGGAAAAATTGCCACAGTCGGTCTCGGGGAAGGCGACCTGGACTATGTCACGCCCTTAAAATTATTGCATGATGCCGGATTTGACGGCTTCTTTTCCGTGGAAGTAATCCACAAGCCCGGCAGCGATCACGATGCAGATGCAACCTTGAAAGCTTATGGCGATGGATTCAGAAAAATTGTCGCAAATTTTTAA